A section of the Acidobacterium capsulatum ATCC 51196 genome encodes:
- the gyrB gene encoding DNA topoisomerase (ATP-hydrolyzing) subunit B has protein sequence MSTKELAPDTQPLPSSQAQKTTYTSDNIKVLEGLEAVRLRPAMYIGSTGEMGLHHLVYEVVDNSVDEALAGYATRIEVTIHVDNSITVVDDGRGIPVDEKTLDNGEKMPAVQVVLTKLHAGGKFDSSTYKVSGGLHGVGVSCVNALSEEFDVEIWRDGHTWEQDYARGIPISKLRQAGTSKKRGTKVHFLPDKSIFTVTEYNYDTLAQRLRELAFLNKGLEIVLVDERTADPKTGQPKRNDFKYAGGIAEFIKHINKGKQILHDKPIVMEGLRDNVDMEIALQYNDSYSETVFCFANNINTADGGTHLSGFKTALTRTINSAGQQLGLFKDVKENLSGDDVREGLVAVISVKLPQPQFEGQTKGKLNSDIAGTVQALVNEKLGMFLEQNPPVAKRIINKAIEAARAREAARKARDLTRRKGALDGGGLPGKLADCSERQPDRCELYLVEGESAGGTAKQGRDRRFQAILPLKGKILNVEKARYDKMLGHEEIRAMITALGCGIGKEDFDPAKLRYGRIILMTDADVDGSHIRTLLLTFFFRHMTELIKRGHVYIAQPPLFKIKKGKFEQYIKDEREFVRVMVKRASDGMVVRYGATSATLEGAALTKFMGQLNEYLGFFDKVNKRLRNDEVTGMFARLFAHEGKEPAKRADFEGPADAAPAKLVELHAELEKIQRNYQFKALHQPAFDEEHQTWSLSFVDAQGSERRIDWTLASSPETRQMLSKFALIREQLEPPFVVEYASKATAAQTEAEESEAEASDEAEASKPAQKRGARSAAEPVTKQTPQELFDYVVEQGKRDYQVQRYKGLGEMTSSQLWETTMDPERRTLLSVKLEDIAETETIFTTLMGEDVEARRKFIEDNALDVKNLDI, from the coding sequence ATGTCCACTAAAGAATTGGCTCCCGACACTCAGCCGCTTCCCTCCTCGCAAGCTCAGAAAACTACCTACACCAGTGACAACATCAAGGTGCTGGAAGGTCTTGAGGCTGTGCGCCTGCGTCCTGCCATGTACATCGGCTCGACGGGCGAGATGGGACTGCATCACCTGGTCTATGAGGTGGTCGACAACTCAGTGGATGAAGCACTGGCCGGCTATGCGACGCGCATTGAAGTCACGATTCATGTCGACAACTCCATCACGGTGGTGGATGACGGACGCGGCATTCCGGTAGACGAGAAGACCCTGGACAACGGCGAGAAGATGCCGGCCGTGCAGGTGGTGCTGACCAAGCTGCATGCCGGGGGCAAATTCGACTCCTCTACCTATAAGGTTTCGGGCGGCCTGCACGGCGTGGGCGTCTCCTGCGTCAATGCGCTGAGCGAAGAGTTTGATGTGGAGATCTGGCGCGACGGCCACACCTGGGAGCAGGACTATGCGCGCGGCATTCCCATAAGCAAGCTGCGGCAGGCGGGGACCTCAAAGAAGCGCGGCACCAAGGTTCACTTTTTGCCGGACAAGTCCATCTTTACGGTCACCGAGTACAACTACGACACTCTGGCACAGCGGCTGCGCGAGCTGGCGTTCTTGAATAAGGGCCTGGAGATTGTGCTGGTGGACGAACGCACTGCCGATCCCAAGACGGGGCAGCCCAAGCGGAACGACTTCAAGTATGCCGGTGGCATTGCGGAGTTCATTAAGCACATCAACAAAGGCAAGCAGATACTGCATGACAAGCCGATCGTGATGGAGGGGCTGCGTGACAACGTGGATATGGAGATCGCGCTGCAGTACAACGACAGCTACTCCGAGACGGTGTTCTGCTTTGCAAACAACATCAACACGGCCGATGGCGGCACGCATCTTTCCGGCTTCAAGACGGCCCTGACGCGCACCATCAACTCCGCCGGGCAGCAGCTTGGCCTGTTCAAGGATGTAAAGGAGAACCTCTCCGGCGACGATGTGCGCGAGGGGCTGGTGGCCGTGATCAGCGTAAAGCTGCCGCAGCCACAGTTTGAAGGCCAGACCAAGGGCAAGCTGAACTCTGACATTGCCGGCACGGTGCAGGCACTGGTGAATGAGAAGCTCGGCATGTTCCTGGAGCAGAATCCTCCGGTAGCCAAGCGCATCATCAATAAGGCAATTGAAGCTGCCCGCGCGCGTGAGGCGGCCCGCAAGGCTCGCGACCTGACGCGCCGCAAGGGCGCGCTCGACGGCGGCGGACTGCCGGGCAAGCTGGCCGATTGCAGCGAACGCCAGCCGGATCGCTGCGAGCTCTACCTGGTCGAGGGTGAGTCCGCAGGCGGAACCGCGAAGCAGGGCCGCGACCGGCGCTTTCAGGCGATTTTGCCGCTGAAGGGCAAGATTCTCAACGTGGAAAAGGCCCGCTACGACAAGATGCTGGGCCATGAAGAAATCCGCGCCATGATTACGGCGCTGGGTTGCGGCATTGGCAAGGAGGACTTCGACCCTGCCAAGCTACGGTATGGCCGCATCATTCTGATGACCGACGCCGACGTGGACGGGTCGCACATCCGCACGCTTTTGCTGACCTTCTTCTTCCGCCACATGACGGAGCTGATCAAGCGTGGTCACGTTTATATTGCGCAGCCGCCATTGTTCAAGATCAAGAAGGGCAAGTTTGAGCAGTACATCAAGGACGAGCGCGAGTTTGTCCGCGTGATGGTAAAGCGCGCCTCTGACGGCATGGTGGTGCGTTATGGCGCGACGAGCGCAACGCTCGAAGGCGCGGCGCTGACCAAGTTCATGGGGCAGCTCAATGAGTATCTTGGCTTCTTTGACAAGGTGAACAAGCGCCTGCGCAATGATGAAGTCACCGGCATGTTTGCGCGTCTCTTTGCCCATGAAGGCAAGGAACCAGCCAAGCGCGCAGACTTTGAAGGGCCTGCCGATGCGGCTCCCGCAAAGCTGGTGGAATTGCACGCGGAGCTGGAGAAGATTCAGCGCAACTATCAGTTCAAAGCATTGCACCAGCCGGCCTTTGACGAGGAGCACCAGACCTGGTCGCTGAGCTTTGTGGATGCGCAGGGCTCAGAACGCCGCATTGACTGGACGCTGGCCTCCTCGCCGGAAACACGGCAGATGCTGTCGAAGTTCGCACTGATTCGCGAGCAGCTTGAGCCACCCTTTGTCGTGGAGTATGCAAGCAAGGCGACTGCTGCGCAAACGGAAGCGGAAGAGAGCGAAGCCGAGGCGAGCGACGAGGCGGAGGCAAGCAAGCCGGCGCAGAAACGGGGCGCGCGCTCGGCAGCCGAACCGGTCACCAAGCAAACGCCCCAAGAGCTCTTTGACTATGTGGTGGAGCAAGGCAAGCGTGACTATCAGGTGCAGCGCTACAAGGGGCTGGGCGAAATGACCTCATCCCAGCTTTGGGAGACCACGATGGACCCCGAACGGCGCACACTGCTGTCAGTAAAGCTCGAGGATATTGCGGAAACGGAAACCATCTTCACCACGCTGATGGGCGAGGATGTAGAAGCGCGCCGCAAGTTTATCGAAGACAATGCGCTGGATGTCAAGAATCTGGACATCTAG
- a CDS encoding arabinofuranosidase catalytic domain-containing protein, translating to MFTVVFALAAATLAGAATRPASHRPKGPCDVYAAAGDPCVAAYSTTRAMYASYDGPLYQVRRQSDGKFLNIGVVQPSASSGSGSGYADAVAQDQFCANTFCWISRIYDQSPKHNDLTQAPRGGWSGPALGGMDNLPLANMAPVMVMGHKVYGVFIEPGMGMRDDDPRGTAVDDQAEGEYWVVNGKHFNSGCCYDFGNAEIDSRDDDAGTMETAYFGDAPYWYHGNPPGPWVMTDQENNLVGCVNADGSNHCPQLPNIQWRFVTAIAKGEPHHWTSMGGDAQHGPLQVMFSGPRVDWQYDPMRKQGAILLGNGGDNSNGSQGTFYEGAMTAAGTFPSNATDQQLQANIVSAHYRALPVSIAPSSATAAPTGLQTFSPHSSQSTTVTFTNTSDVPATKVTLSLALPDRQWSAVVAGSSRHSAVFAGPVAHGASVSATFKVTSGSKLLNADLTGTARWTDAASHRQHTVSRVEKVRNVLPVRINEFRIGSNSPANDTNSFIELYNASSRSIDLSHWTLTAHPSQQAIFSSVKIPAGTTLAAGHYYLIGLANSGLAAPARAGSRTLYVRSITGMKAGDHIEIGAGDHSETRTIAQLGTAAGIPTRLWQPLPDGPSITIPAGATNVPVQRTDGFVVGQKIALGYGSTYPSAPMGRERYEVATVTAVGKPGTQAYLATDAAAGSTHLKVTSVQNITAGDKIRLDIDSSGHGIETVTVTKVGTAAIRARLMKAANAGATQINTFGAKGIAAGHQLIIATPAHQQTVTVTAVDDSTPMAAHITFHPALRQTFPKGAQVIDPGTGLELAAPLKFNHAANLPFSDRGTGISFEPATTVAHISNDPIQALGTGIILNQPLASNHAIHAVVRDAADTTAGYQGAPAPDQWFGGPALTTQSPLFGRIITVRQGSLVLRDAQGLVADSLNYGGLVDPWAAEGYQGASGLGKDGCYAPTPDSGVSTGRYPNGVDTDSNCTDFVTAPVTIMPMATPAGARTIKITSTDGFAPGQTVHIGTGANLENAVIAKIGTPGATTVRTAVSSGATIVPVANVQAFHQGQTISIGSGANQESAVIAGAYGFGPPILRLKSPLTHAHAAGAPVTGSGITLTAPLAQQHAPGTQMAGSSPTPGAANHYTRPIH from the coding sequence ATGTTCACTGTTGTATTCGCCTTGGCCGCTGCCACTCTGGCAGGAGCCGCCACCAGACCGGCTTCGCATCGCCCCAAGGGGCCCTGTGATGTTTACGCTGCCGCTGGAGATCCCTGTGTGGCCGCCTACAGCACCACCCGCGCCATGTATGCCTCTTATGATGGGCCGCTCTATCAGGTACGCCGCCAGTCTGACGGCAAATTTCTGAACATTGGCGTCGTGCAGCCGTCGGCATCTTCAGGTTCTGGTTCCGGCTATGCTGATGCCGTCGCTCAGGACCAGTTCTGCGCCAATACCTTTTGCTGGATCAGCAGAATTTACGACCAATCCCCCAAGCACAACGACCTCACGCAGGCCCCTCGCGGCGGATGGAGCGGTCCCGCTCTCGGCGGAATGGACAATCTGCCGCTTGCGAACATGGCTCCCGTGATGGTGATGGGGCACAAGGTCTACGGCGTCTTCATCGAGCCGGGAATGGGGATGCGCGATGACGATCCTCGGGGCACGGCAGTCGACGATCAAGCCGAGGGTGAGTACTGGGTCGTGAACGGCAAGCACTTCAACTCCGGCTGCTGCTATGACTTCGGCAATGCGGAAATCGACAGCCGTGACGACGACGCCGGCACCATGGAAACTGCCTATTTCGGTGACGCGCCTTACTGGTATCACGGCAATCCTCCGGGTCCTTGGGTCATGACCGATCAGGAGAATAACCTCGTCGGCTGCGTGAATGCCGATGGCTCCAATCACTGCCCGCAGCTCCCCAACATTCAGTGGCGCTTCGTCACCGCCATTGCCAAGGGAGAGCCACATCACTGGACGTCCATGGGCGGCGATGCGCAGCATGGTCCGCTGCAAGTCATGTTCAGCGGCCCGCGCGTCGATTGGCAGTACGACCCCATGCGCAAGCAGGGAGCCATCCTGCTCGGCAACGGCGGAGACAACAGCAACGGCTCGCAAGGCACCTTCTATGAGGGAGCCATGACGGCCGCCGGCACCTTCCCGAGCAATGCCACCGATCAGCAATTGCAGGCCAACATTGTTTCTGCACACTACCGCGCGCTGCCCGTCAGCATTGCACCCAGCTCGGCCACGGCCGCTCCCACCGGACTGCAAACCTTCTCGCCCCATTCGTCGCAGAGCACCACGGTGACCTTCACCAACACCAGCGATGTGCCAGCCACGAAAGTCACTCTAAGCCTCGCGCTGCCAGACCGGCAGTGGAGCGCCGTAGTTGCGGGCAGCTCCCGGCATAGCGCCGTCTTTGCGGGGCCTGTTGCGCACGGCGCCAGCGTCAGCGCTACGTTCAAGGTCACGTCAGGATCAAAGCTGCTGAACGCCGATCTGACCGGTACGGCGCGCTGGACCGACGCCGCCAGTCACCGCCAGCACACCGTGTCGCGGGTGGAAAAGGTGCGCAATGTTCTCCCCGTTCGAATCAATGAATTCCGCATCGGTTCCAACTCGCCCGCGAACGATACGAATTCCTTCATCGAGCTTTACAACGCCAGTTCCCGCAGCATCGATCTTTCTCACTGGACTCTGACCGCGCATCCCAGTCAGCAGGCGATCTTCTCGTCGGTGAAAATTCCTGCAGGAACCACCCTGGCTGCCGGGCACTATTACCTCATTGGTCTCGCAAACTCGGGTCTCGCCGCTCCGGCACGCGCTGGCAGCCGCACGCTTTACGTGAGAAGCATCACCGGCATGAAGGCCGGCGATCACATCGAGATCGGCGCCGGCGATCACAGCGAAACCCGCACCATTGCGCAGCTTGGCACGGCAGCGGGGATTCCCACCCGGCTCTGGCAGCCTCTGCCGGATGGCCCAAGTATCACGATTCCAGCCGGCGCTACCAACGTGCCTGTGCAGAGGACGGATGGCTTTGTGGTCGGCCAGAAGATCGCACTCGGCTACGGCTCAACTTATCCAAGCGCGCCCATGGGCCGCGAGCGCTATGAAGTCGCCACGGTAACCGCAGTGGGCAAGCCCGGCACTCAGGCCTATCTGGCCACGGATGCGGCCGCCGGCTCAACCCACCTCAAGGTCACCTCGGTGCAGAACATTACCGCCGGTGACAAGATCCGGCTCGACATCGACAGCTCCGGCCACGGAATTGAAACCGTCACCGTTACAAAAGTAGGCACCGCTGCCATCCGTGCCCGGCTGATGAAGGCCGCCAATGCTGGAGCCACGCAAATCAATACTTTCGGTGCAAAGGGAATTGCCGCCGGCCATCAGTTGATCATTGCTACTCCTGCTCATCAGCAAACCGTAACCGTGACGGCGGTGGATGATTCCACTCCCATGGCCGCTCACATCACCTTTCATCCTGCTTTGCGCCAGACTTTCCCTAAGGGAGCGCAAGTCATTGATCCCGGCACCGGTCTCGAGTTGGCGGCACCGCTCAAGTTCAATCACGCTGCGAATCTGCCCTTCAGTGATCGCGGCACCGGCATCAGCTTTGAGCCCGCCACCACTGTGGCGCACATCAGCAACGATCCCATTCAGGCGTTGGGCACGGGCATCATTTTGAATCAGCCGCTGGCAAGCAATCATGCCATCCACGCTGTAGTTCGCGACGCGGCAGATACCACTGCCGGTTATCAAGGTGCTCCCGCTCCCGATCAGTGGTTTGGCGGCCCTGCATTGACGACGCAATCACCCTTGTTCGGCCGCATCATCACTGTCCGTCAAGGCAGCCTGGTGCTCAGAGACGCGCAAGGCCTGGTAGCCGATAGCCTCAACTACGGTGGTCTGGTTGATCCGTGGGCCGCCGAGGGCTATCAGGGCGCTTCCGGTCTCGGCAAAGATGGTTGCTATGCTCCCACGCCGGATTCTGGCGTGAGCACGGGCCGTTACCCCAACGGCGTAGACACCGATAGCAACTGTACAGATTTTGTAACAGCGCCGGTGACAATCATGCCGATGGCTACTCCTGCGGGCGCCAGGACGATCAAGATTACCAGCACGGACGGATTTGCTCCCGGCCAGACAGTCCACATCGGTACTGGAGCAAATCTTGAGAATGCGGTGATCGCAAAGATAGGGACGCCCGGAGCCACCACCGTGCGCACAGCGGTCTCTTCCGGCGCAACCATTGTTCCCGTGGCAAATGTGCAAGCCTTCCATCAGGGCCAGACGATCTCAATCGGCAGCGGAGCCAATCAGGAATCGGCCGTGATCGCGGGGGCCTATGGATTCGGCCCTCCCATCCTCCGCCTCAAATCGCCTCTGACTCACGCGCATGCAGCGGGAGCGCCGGTTACCGGCTCAGGCATCACGCTGACGGCACCCTTGGCGCAGCAGCACGCACCCGGAACGCAGATGGCCGGCAGCTCCCCCACACCCGGCGCTGCGAACCACTACACACGGCCCATTCACTAG
- the rpmA gene encoding 50S ribosomal protein L27 — protein sequence MAHKKGLGSSKNGRDSNAQRLGVKAFGGQVVTGGSIIVRQRGTRLKPGQNVGRGSDDTLFALIDGKVKFVDRGRMGRFVAVEPVEAAQ from the coding sequence ATGGCACATAAAAAAGGATTAGGCAGTTCGAAAAACGGCCGCGACTCTAACGCGCAGCGACTGGGCGTGAAGGCCTTCGGAGGCCAGGTGGTCACGGGCGGCTCCATCATCGTGCGTCAGCGCGGCACCCGCCTCAAGCCCGGCCAGAATGTGGGCCGTGGCAGCGATGACACGCTCTTCGCCCTCATCGACGGCAAGGTCAAGTTTGTGGACCGCGGCCGCATGGGCCGTTTTGTGGCTGTCGAGCCGGTCGAAGCCGCGCAGTAG
- a CDS encoding IS481-like element ISAcp2 family transposase yields MDIHQNARLTPYSREQLARKVICTGCTLKLAAASFNVSAKTAGKWVRRYRAEGSDGLRDRSSRPHRSPRRLPEALRLSVIELRRGYMPGYQIARRSAVSVSSVSRILRRARLSRWRDLNPPPPVVRYEHAAPGDLLHLDIKGMTRFGEVSLRGDGRLRGKKEHPGFLALHVAVDDHSRMVFAQMLADQKAETTIGFLHAAVEFFASHGIGIRALLTDNGSSYRSRQFRQACQQMAIKHSRTRPYTPRTNGKAERFIQTAMREWAYAKHWTDSSQRDQHLQSWIHYYNHERPHGSLNYKPPSSRSQEGTTS; encoded by the coding sequence ATGGACATTCACCAGAATGCTCGTCTAACGCCTTACAGTCGAGAGCAGTTGGCGAGAAAAGTTATTTGTACCGGGTGCACGTTGAAGCTGGCCGCGGCCAGCTTCAACGTGAGCGCAAAGACGGCCGGCAAATGGGTGCGCCGGTATCGCGCCGAGGGTTCGGATGGCTTGCGGGACCGCAGCTCGCGTCCGCATCGCAGCCCGCGGCGCTTGCCGGAGGCGTTGCGGCTGAGTGTGATTGAGCTACGGCGGGGTTACATGCCGGGGTATCAGATCGCCCGGCGCAGCGCTGTGAGCGTGTCTTCGGTGAGCCGTATTTTGCGGCGCGCGCGGCTGAGCCGATGGCGCGATCTGAACCCGCCTCCGCCGGTGGTTCGCTATGAGCATGCCGCTCCAGGCGACTTGCTGCATCTGGACATCAAAGGCATGACGCGCTTCGGCGAGGTCTCGCTGCGCGGCGACGGCAGGCTGCGGGGCAAGAAGGAACACCCGGGCTTTTTGGCTCTGCATGTGGCCGTCGACGATCACTCGCGCATGGTCTTCGCCCAGATGCTGGCCGATCAGAAGGCGGAAACCACGATCGGTTTTCTGCACGCGGCGGTTGAGTTTTTCGCCAGCCATGGTATCGGCATCCGCGCGCTGCTGACCGACAACGGCAGCAGCTACCGCTCTCGCCAGTTCCGTCAGGCTTGCCAGCAGATGGCCATCAAACACAGCCGCACTCGGCCCTATACCCCCAGAACCAACGGCAAGGCCGAGCGCTTCATCCAGACAGCCATGCGCGAATGGGCTTACGCCAAACACTGGACCGACTCCAGCCAGAGAGATCAACACTTGCAGTCCTGGATCCACTACTACAACCACGAAAGACCTCATGGTAGCCTCAACTACAAACCGCCAAGCAGCCGATCCCAAGAAGGAACAACCTCTTGA
- the rplU gene encoding 50S ribosomal protein L21, which produces MYAVIRTGGKQYRVAPGDVLKIETAAANQDGQIEFSEVLAFSGETGSVVKPGAAKVLASVEGEGRGDKILVFHYKRKKQYKKLQGHRQNFTQIRIQEIQIDGNSYRAQ; this is translated from the coding sequence ATGTACGCTGTCATCCGCACCGGCGGCAAACAGTATCGCGTCGCCCCGGGCGACGTGCTGAAGATTGAGACCGCTGCCGCGAATCAGGACGGGCAGATCGAGTTCAGCGAAGTCCTGGCGTTCTCCGGCGAGACCGGCTCCGTGGTGAAGCCCGGCGCAGCCAAGGTGCTGGCTTCCGTCGAAGGTGAAGGCCGCGGCGACAAAATCCTGGTCTTCCACTACAAGCGGAAGAAGCAGTACAAGAAGCTGCAGGGTCACCGCCAGAATTTCACCCAGATCCGGATCCAGGAGATCCAGATCGACGGCAACTCGTACCGGGCACAGTAA
- a CDS encoding periplasmic heavy metal sensor has protein sequence MEWRSKKLWLLALLAAFLMPGLAPARAQMRPPHRPPMQDAFHMRMMRWWDDPHMVHKLGLSQEQQKKMDQIYLDHKLKLIDLHAALEKQEALLGPMLGADQPNEGKILSQIDAIAQARANLEKEFWRMLLGIRRQLTPEQWQKLKAIYHAHMERMHHHGHHPHGPHGPQDGEPMPPPPPGGSQPPAPQM, from the coding sequence ATGGAGTGGAGAAGTAAGAAACTGTGGCTGCTGGCCTTGCTGGCTGCCTTTCTGATGCCGGGTCTGGCACCTGCCCGGGCGCAGATGAGGCCGCCGCACCGTCCCCCGATGCAGGATGCGTTTCATATGCGGATGATGCGCTGGTGGGATGACCCCCACATGGTGCACAAGCTGGGCCTGAGCCAGGAGCAGCAGAAGAAGATGGACCAGATCTATCTGGACCATAAGCTGAAGCTGATTGACCTGCATGCGGCGCTGGAGAAGCAGGAAGCGCTGCTGGGGCCCATGCTGGGAGCCGATCAGCCGAACGAAGGCAAGATTCTCTCGCAGATCGATGCCATCGCCCAGGCGCGGGCCAACCTGGAGAAGGAGTTCTGGCGGATGCTGCTGGGCATTCGGCGGCAGCTCACGCCGGAGCAGTGGCAGAAGCTGAAGGCGATCTATCACGCGCACATGGAACGCATGCACCATCATGGCCATCACCCGCACGGTCCTCACGGTCCGCAGGATGGGGAGCCGATGCCGCCTCCGCCGCCGGGCGGCAGCCAGCCGCCGGCTCCGCAGATGTAA
- a CDS encoding RNA polymerase sigma factor — MEGTVPVDYPAAAWSAATAEIGDFDEVVRLYRPRIFRYLIATLGDRDAAESLTQDCFLKAWSARHQFRGESSLMTWLTRIAVNLARDHIRSKRMRFWQKTRAEDMDALDVSEWLADERSTPERSLLAREQVDRVWSAVRGLSPHQKTVFLLRFVEELELPQIAEATGMNENTVKSHLYRALRAVREKAGNAA, encoded by the coding sequence ATGGAAGGAACCGTACCGGTGGATTATCCCGCAGCGGCCTGGAGTGCAGCAACGGCCGAGATTGGCGACTTCGATGAGGTCGTGCGGCTTTATCGTCCGCGCATCTTTCGATACCTGATCGCGACGCTTGGCGACCGCGATGCGGCGGAGTCGCTGACGCAGGACTGCTTTTTGAAGGCCTGGAGCGCGCGGCACCAGTTTCGGGGTGAGAGCAGCCTGATGACCTGGCTGACGCGGATTGCGGTGAACCTGGCCCGGGACCACATTCGCAGCAAGCGCATGCGCTTCTGGCAGAAGACGCGCGCCGAAGATATGGACGCGCTCGACGTGAGCGAGTGGCTGGCCGATGAGCGCAGCACGCCGGAGCGGTCTTTATTGGCCCGCGAGCAGGTCGACCGGGTGTGGAGCGCGGTGCGGGGATTGTCTCCTCACCAGAAGACGGTTTTTCTGCTGCGCTTTGTTGAGGAATTGGAATTGCCGCAGATCGCGGAAGCGACCGGCATGAATGAGAACACGGTGAAATCGCACCTGTACCGCGCCCTGCGCGCTGTGCGGGAAAAGGCAGGAAACGCAGCATGA